One genomic window of Conger conger chromosome 9, fConCon1.1, whole genome shotgun sequence includes the following:
- the LOC133137923 gene encoding xin actin-binding repeat-containing protein 1-like yields the protein MADKTRHVKVSYGSNEEDVPLPPPPPLPRMEGSSVIGDQGQSLPIPPPKETFSSFYQQRHKSELKRLFKHIHPELGKNLDDVVDEELVEVLNSENTQTSAEAGGEVQSMRWIFENWTLDNIGDPHATKKLLEEEALQGGDVRGTSSMFESHELDSAQFSTSTSRRSQVKGDVHTATWLFETQPMDSLNKISPEEGELVEAVLKEPIPRGDVRGARLLFESKPLDALGRCNSIEDHSFLKLKSEIQEQKGDVQKTVKLFQAEPCCALQDSHGNIHEIKSICREEIQTSNVRTARWLFETQPLDVINKDMSGVQIIRGISLEEAQKGGVDSKRWMFETQTLDSIHENIQEDQFKGTVEVVEAADVGSKRQLFETQPLAALKGEPTGEAPSKEEVIGGNVQSSLWLFETQPMETLKENYEVGHLQKVTVSEDEKGMVKNKKLTFETCTLDAINKEEADGESKGEAQEILRGDVKVYKNLFETIPLGTISHPENLQVENSYDITAGDVKGNRALFEAAPLYAIKDWSGNFHKVTTVSREESINGNVQNYKWMFETRPLDQFEDEQENVEVIRGITRQEEQAGDVKTAKWLFETQPLDCIHSTVNQAEQHSSVQKKESQGGDVKTCKWLFETQPMDILYEKAEKKSEEEIIPKSDVKSHTWLFETQPLDSIKDNEEHHLKLCSTFQDETKRDVNVKTVKHLFETETLDHLAMTTDAEQDVRYVSKVDVQSGDVSRVKEIFESKSLDEIGLSSVRVSETLSEEDQGDNIQAGSVHKFTWLFENNPIDSLKDQEDGNTNKFTVSDVEGGDVGSKKFIFETFSLDKIQDKDKLLEHSSVFVEQPMSMSNVNVKSSTMQFESQPLYAIKDKDGQFHEVTTVKKEEVMSGDVRGARWMFETKPLDTIKPQEEIFVIRAVTQEDVLKGDVKSARWRFETQPLDSLMTRETPMVKTVEDIQKGDVQLNKQHFESQATAKNKYVRMVSVTDVQQGDVRTSTWLFENQPIDSLKGELIETAPVKTVHREDVQKGDVKRSTWLFETQPLDTLKDADSITNITGQEELPQADVKSTTWLFESTPLDKISFQCREQSVTYESVKETLCYLSAFNAIHSHGIVIEANESQSVKMAKYHYTSSEGPKIQKEEIVEGNIKNIMLQLLYRTNLTPQVMLLKEDEKGHVQATKVEMPTQQTTSSAKQDEGNKMETVAHVIENLLSQDMSLKRGIVIQETESGYAEMTVYSLHVHIENTEESCEIIKGDVKSTIGTLLATAQDQRTQASYRPEQSEKGNVNLYRNCIEKGDLQYLKSLQVETSEDELDSASKDQIEIVQGDVKEAKRHLNQQKEQVERTVLDIVPGDVKNAKKVFSSEGSIDQSNCMQKEEVIPGDVSSAKQSLGEVIKQPFVVEKEEIVSGDIKATMQSLERAKEQSMRVEREVINPGTIYDLDLTSQETSAEETNRAQQHVTVTKEEIVSGDVKAAKKSLERARKYSNHVDREVIVPGKIYDLNLPSQEQSSFTEKQQRTQTDEASCEKLEMGKACQVKSVEVKSNEQRSNLQASTQSLSQTSREVKVIRQATQENHHIVVQGKQQVVSQEHSAQKKQVTSQKTTSVQQARSQQTSVQFTQKKETHASTSKQSTSSSRSQQVISANQKFQ from the exons ATGGCTGACAAAACCCGACACGTAAAGGTTTCATATGGATCCAATGAGGAGGATGTgccccttcctcctccccctcccctgcccagaATGGAGGGCTCATCTGTTATTGGGGACCAAGGTCAATCGTTGCCTATTCCTCCACCAAAGGAAACATTCTCCTCGTTTTACCAACAGCGTCACAAAAGCGAGCTGAAAAGGCTCTTTAAACACATTCACCCAGAGCTTGGTAAAAACCTGGATGATGTTGTGGATGAGGAGCTGGTGGAAGTGTTGaattcagaaaacacacaaacctcagCAGAGGCAGGGGGCGAGGTCCAATCCATGAGGTGGATCTTTGAAAACTGGACTCTGGACAACATTGGAGATCCTCACGCTACTAAAAAACTGCTTGAGGAAGAAGCTCTacaggggggtgatgtgagaGGTACTTCGTCGATGTTCGAGTCCCATGAATTAGACAGCGCTCAGTTTTCCACCTCCACTTCAAGGAGAAGCCAAGTCAAAGGAGATGTTCACACAGCAACATGGCTGTTTGAAACTCAACCCATGGACTCTCTTAACAAAATCAGTCCAGAGGAAGGAGAGCTGGTGGAGGCCGTGCTGAAGGAACCCATCCCAAGAGGAGATGTGAGAGGTGCAAGATTGTTGTTTGAGTCAAAGCCCCTTGATGCCCTCGGCCGCTGCAACTCCATTGAGGATCACAGCTTCCTCAAGCTGAAGTCAGAGATTCAGGAGCAGAAAGGAGATGTTCAGAAGACAGTAAAGCTCTTCCAAGCAGAGCCCTGCTGTGCCCTCCAGGACAGCCATGGAAACATCCATGAGATCAAGTCCATCTGTCGTGAAGAAATCCAGACCAGTAATGTCAGAACAGCCCGCTGGCTGTTTGAGACGCAGCCCCTGGATGTCATAAACAAGGACATGTCCGGGGTGCAAATCATTCGTGGGATCTCGTTGGAGGAGGCTCAGAAAGGTGGGGTTGACAGCAAGAGATGGATGTTTGAAACCCAGACCTTAGACTCCATTCATGAGAATATCCAGGAAGACCAATTCAAAGGCACTGTGGAGGTTGTGGAAGCAGCCGACGTTGGGAGCAAGCGGCAACTTTTTGAAACACAGCCTCTGGCTGCACTGAAAGGGGAGCCCACAGGGGAGGCTCCATCGAAGGAGGAGGTAATTGGAGGAAATGTACAATCCAGCCTTTGGCTGTTTGAAACCCAGCCCATGGAGACCCTGAAGGAAAACTATGAGGTTGGACATCTGCAGaaagttacggtttctgaggaTGAAAAGGGaatggtgaaaaacaaaaagctcaCATTTGAGACCTGCACCTTAGATGCAATCAACAAAGAAGAAGCTGATGGAGAATCCAAAGGTGAAGCCCAGGAGATACTCAGGGGTGATGTTAAAGTCTACAAGAACCTCTTTGAAACCATTCCACTCGGCACTATTTCACACCCTGAGAATTTGCAAGTTGAAAATTCTTACGACATCACAGCTGGGGATGTGAAAGGCAACAGAGCGTTATTTGAGGCCGCACCTCTGTATGCTATCAAAGACTGGTCTGGGAACTTTCACAAGGTCACAACCGTGAGCAGGGAGGAATCCATCAACGGAAATGTCCAAAACTACAAATGGATGTTTGAAACCCGACCTCTGGACCAGTTTGAAGATGAGCAGGAAAATGTGGAGGTCATTAGAGGCATCACCAGACAGGAGGAGCAAGCTGGTGATGTCAAGACAGCAAAATGGCTTTTTGAAACACAGCCTCTTGACTGCATCCATTCCACAGTCAACCAGGCAGAACAGCATTCATCTGTGCAGAAGAAGGAATCACAAGGAGGGGATGTGAAGACATGCAAGTGGCTATTTGAGACACAGCCTATGgacattttatatgaaaaagctgaaaagaaATCAGAAGAAGAAATAATTCCAAAATCGGATGTGAAATCCCACACATGGCTTTTTGAGACACAACCTCTGGATAGCATAAAAGACAATGAGGAGCATCATTTGAAATTGTGCAGCACCTTTCAGGATGAAACAAAGAGGGATGTCAATGTGAAAACAGTGAAGCACCTTTTTGAGACAGAGACATTGGACCACCTTGCAATGACGACTGATGCAGAGCAAGATGTCCGGTATGTCAGCAAAGTTGATGTGCAGTCGGGAGATGTTTCTCGAGTCAAAGAAATCTTTGAGTCAAAGTCCCTTGATGAAATAGGCCTGTCATCTGTGAGGGTTTCAGAAACCCTGAGTGAAGAGGACCAGGGTGATAACATCCAGGCAGGCTCTGTCCACAAATTTACTTGGCTTTTTGAGAACAATCCAATTGACAGCTTGAAGGATCAGGAGGATGGCAACACAAACAAATTCACAGTCAGTGATGTTGAAGGTGGAGATGTTGGCAGTAAAAAGTTTATATTTGAGACCTTCTCACTGGACAAGATCCAGGATAAGGACAAGCTTCTTGAGCACTCCTCTGTCTTTGTGGAACAGCCTATGAGTATgagtaatgtaaatgtaaaatcgAGTACGATGCAGTTTGAATCCCAGCCTCTGTATGCCATTAAAGACAAAGATGGACAATTCCACGAAGTTACCACTGTTAAAAAAGAGGAGGTCATGAGTGGAGATGTCAGAGGAGCTCGATGGATGTTTGAAACAAAGCCCCTCGACACAATCAAGCCCCAGGAGGAGATTTTTGTTATACGAGCAGTGACCCAGGAGGATGTCCTGAAAGGTGATGTTAAATCAGCCAGATGGAGGTTTGAAACACAACCGCTGGATTCCCTCATGACCCGAGAGACACCCATGGTCAAAACAGTGGAGGACATTCAAAAAGGTGATGTCCAGCTGAATAAACAGCATTTTGAATCTCAAGCAACTGCCAAAAATAAGTATGTGAGGATGGTGAGTGTTACGGATGTCCAGCAAGGTGATGTCAGAACATCCACTTGGCTTTTTGAGAATCAACCCATTGACTCCCTCAAGGGGGAACTTATCGAGACAGCTCCTGTGAAAACAGTGCACAGAGAGGATGTTCAAAAAGGAGATGTGAAAAGAAGCACCTGGCTATTTGAAACACAGCCACTAGACACACTCAAGGATGCTGATTCCATTACCAACATCACCGGTCAAGAGGAACTTCCACAGGCAGATGTGAAGAGCACAACTTGGCTGTTTGAATCAACACCTCTTGACAAAATCAGTTTTCAATGCAGGGAACAGTCAGTCACCTATGAAAGTGTGAAAGAGACTTTATGCTATCTCTCAGCTTTCAATGCCATTCATTCTCATGGAATTGTGATTGAAGCCAATGAGTCCCAAAGTGTAAAAATGGCCAAATACCATTACACAAGCAGTGAGGGACCAAAAATTCAAAAGGAAGAGATAGTTGAAGGGAACATCAAGAATATCATGCTGCAGTTATTATACAGAACAAACCTGACACCACAGGTAATGCTCCTTaaagaagatgaaaaaggaCATGTGCAAGCCACCAAAGTAGAGATGCCAACCCAGCAAACCACATCAAGTGCCAAACAAGACGAGGGAAACAAGATGGAAACTGTAGCTCATGTTATTGAGAATCTTCTCAGTCAAGATATGTCTTTGAAAAGAGGAATTGTGATACAAGAAACTGAAAGTGGTTATGCGGAGATGACTGTCTACTCACTCCATGTTCACATCGAAAATACAGAAGAGAGCTGTGAAATAATAAAAGGAGATGTGAAGTCTACCATTGGCACCCTATTAGCCACTGCCCAAGATCAGAGGACCCAAGCATCATACCGACCAGAGCAAAGTGAAAAAGGAAATGTCAATCTGTACAGGAATTGCATTGAGAAAGGTGACCTACAATATCTAAAAAGCCTTCAAGTGGAAACATCCGAAGATGAACTTGACTCTGCCTCAAAAGATCAGATTGAAATTGTGCAGGGAGATGTGAAGGAAGCAAAGAGACACCTCAACCAACAAAAGGAACAAGTAGAGAGAACAGTACTGGACATTGTACCTGGTGATGTGAAGAATGCCAAGAAGGTCTTTTCCTCTGAAGGTTCAATTGACCAGTCCAATTGCATGCAGAAAGAGGAGGTAATTCCGGGAGATGTTTCCTCTGCAAAGCAGTCACTTGGGGAAGTCATCAAGCAGCCATTTGTAGTGGAAAAGGAGGAGATAGTATCAGGTGATATTAAGGCTACTATGCAGTCTCTGGAACGAGCCAAAGAACAGAGCATGCGGGTGGAGCGTGAAGTCATCAATCCGGGAACCATCTATGACCTGGATCTTACATCACAGGAAACCTCTGcagaagaaacaaacagagcccAGCAGCATGTCACAGTAACAAAGGAAGAAATTGTGTCAGGTGATGTCAAGGCTGCAAAGAAATCTCTGGAGAGAGCGAGAAAATACAGCAACCATGTGGACCGTGAAGTTATTGTTCCAGGAAAAATATATGATCTGAATCTTCCATCCCAAGAACAATCTTCCTTTACAGAAAAGCAACAGAGGACCCAGACAGACGAGGCCTCTTGTGAAAAACTAGAAATGGGGAAAGCATGCCAAGTGAAATCTGTTGAGGTTAAGTCAAACGAACAAAGATCCAACCTTCAAGCATCTACACAGAGCCTCAGCCAGACCTCAAGAGAAGTTAAGGTCATTCGACAGGCAACACAAGAGAATCATCACATAGTTGTCCAAGGAAAGCAACAAGTTGTTTCTCAGGAACACTCCGCACAAAAGAAGCAGGTCACTTCTCAGAAGACTACAAGTGTCCAGCAAGCGAGGAGCCAGCAGACATCAGTGCAGTTCACTCAAAAGAAGGAAACTCATGCCTCAACATCAAAGCAGTCTACATCATCTTCAAGGAGCCAGCAGGTCATCTCAGCTAATCAAAAG TTTCAGTGA
- the LOC133137925 gene encoding xin actin-binding repeat-containing protein 1-like: MDSQNSDSSNEIHLDFQAALQNFGGRKKSVVVTNPVVPKKISVVRVEDNNEIKQMATKDTCSKQMSVKDQENLHLDRLKCSSASQKSLFSHSETHTPSTDNSHCNNNSHEVQENKVILREKKSKRETEDERRQRLSVHKDEIMRGNVKAAMEIFENLRKREELKIILSKVEEIEGETSKVDVRSLKNVFENVPAWFVAPGKNVNEGKSNMEKNVERTDSLKDYSESTSSVEVVFGDLERASAEIINLKEQTLARLMDIEEAIKKALYSVSNLKTESDIAGLSGLFNESLRTEQSPATPNNIRKISIVSSRTKTEQGREASGTNAKQTTGLSGKSEKVQKPVLQVPTSRPQAVSPSSPCFISIQSAARKPVESPKTPRSHSATTHQGAERTQHSPSSLEVNGDHGQPSAHKESEGEVSSTLRPKRKVSVLEVQTIPEAAGIVGTKTVSEKYEKTDCFGNKFVSSTTSTIVTKQSETKTSSTYEVVANPTRYEVMTSPLIRRPVHTYSENPQNTCKEEGRVFVTFGHSKAGKH, from the coding sequence ATGGATTCTCAGAATAGTGACAGCAGTAATGAGATCCATCTCGATTTTCAGGCAGCTCTTCAGAATTTTGGAGGGAGGAAAAAGAGTGTTGTGGTCACTAATCCGGTCGTACCCAAAAAAATTAGTGTGGTTCGAGTAGAGGACAATAATGAAATAAAGCAAATGGCTACAAAAGACACCTGCAGTAAGCAAATGTCTGTCAAAGACCAAGAAAACCTTCACTTGGACAGACTAAAATGTAGCAGTGCTTCTCAAAAAAGCCTTTTTTCTCATTCTGAAACACATACCCCTTCCACAGACAATAGTCATTGTAATAACAACAGCCATGAAGTACAAGAGAATAAAGTAATTCTCAGGGAGAAAAAATCtaaaagagagacagaagatGAACGTAGGCAAAGACTATCAGTCCATAAGGATGAAATTATGAGAGGTAATGTGAAGGCGGCAATGGAGATTTTTGAAAATCTAAGGAAGCGAGAGGAACTAAAGATAATTCTCTCAAAGGTAGAGGAAATAGAAGGAGAGACGAGCAAAGTTGATGTGAgatctttgaaaaatgtatttgagaaTGTGCCAGCTTGGTTTGTTGCCCctggcaaaaatgtaaatgagggAAAATCCAACATGGAAAAGAATGTTGAAAGGACAGACTCACTGAAAGATTATTCAGAAAGTACATCCTCGGTGGAGGTTGTGTTCGGTGATCTTGAAAGAGCAAGtgcagaaataattaatttgaaagAGCAAACGTTGGCTAGGCTTATGGATATAGAGGAAGCCATAAAAAAGGCCTTGTATTCTGTGTCAAATTTAAAAACAGAGTCTGATATTGCTGGGCTATCTGGGCTCTTCAATGAATCCCTGAGAACAGAACAAAGTCCTGCCACACCAAATAACATAAGGAAGATTAGTATCGTTTCCAGCAGAACCAAAACAGAACAAGGAAGGGAAGCATCAGGAACAAATGCAAAGCAAACAACTGGGTTGTCAGGAAAATCAGAGAAAGTACAAAAGCCAGTACTACAAGTACCCACGTCCAGACCACAAGCAgtttctccctcttctccttGCTTCATCTCCATTCAATCTGCTGCCAGAAAACCTGTTGAGTCTCCTAAAACACCACGGTCTCATTCAGCCACCACTCATCAGGGAGCTGAGAGAACACAGCACAGTCCCAGTTCTCTTGAAGTTAACGGTGACCATGGTCAGCCTTCGGCTCATAAGGAGTCTGAGGGCGAAGTCAGCAGTACACTTCGCCCTAAGCGTAAAGTTAGCGTGCTAGAGGTACAGACAATCCCAGAGGCTGCTGGAATTGTGGGCACCAAGACTGTcagtgaaaaatatgaaaagacTGACTGCTTTGGCAACAAATTTGTCTCCTCTACAACTTCAACAATTGTTACTAAGCAATCTGAAACTAAAACCTCATCTACCTATGAAGTAGTTGCCAACCCTACCAGATATGAAGTAATGACATCACCTCTTATCCGGAGACCTGTTCACACTTACTCAGAAAATCCACAAAACACATGCAAAGAGGAAGGAAGGGTTTTTGTCACCTTTGGCCACTCAAAGGCAGGGAAACATTAA